Within the Jannaschia sp. M317 genome, the region GGATGTTCTCTATGTGCCGTCCGGTCCCGGGTATTGGGAATACGATTCGACCACCTCCTTTATCGGGCAGCTGTCCGAGGCGTTGGAGGATCTGGTCGGGTTTGCCGGTTTCCCCGCGGGGAAATCCGGGTTCGGCAAGCAATTCCTGGACGTGCGGTTCCTGCTGACCCGGTATGAGCCGGGCAACGACCTGCACCGCGCCATGAAGGACGCGTTCCACAAGGTGTTCGGCGACCGCATGGCCGATCACGCCATCGAACACACCCGCGCGGTCGAGCAATCGGGCCGCTTTCTGTCGTCGGTCTATGAAATCGACTATCGTGACATGACGCGCGAAACCTGGCGGCGGGCAAGGTCCACCTTTGATGCCGCCTACGTGGAATTTCGGGACACTGTGCTGACCGCCTGGGACCAGATGGAGGACGACGCATGAGCCGCAAGCGCAGGATGTTCGACATCGATCTGCCCGAAGACGCCAGCCCCGAAATCCCCGAGGATCGGGAGGCCAAGGCCCGCCGCGGTCCCATGGCCACCGCCATCGGCGAGGCGGGCGCCGCCGCGCGGCACCGCGCCGAGGTGGAGGCCGACATCCGGGCCGAGAACGACGCGCTGGCGCATGAGCTGGTGCGCCTGAAGAAGCTGGGATTGGTGACCGATCTGATCGCGGTCGAGGCGGTGCGCACCACGCGGCTGACGCGTGACCGGCACCTGTCGGACGATCTGGATCTGGGCGACCTGAAGGCGTCGCTGCGGGACATCGGGCTGAGCAATCCGATCCGCGTCGCACCCGACGGGCAGGGCGGTTATGAATTGGTGCAGGGATTGCGGCGATTGACGGCCTACCGCGAATTGCTGGCGGAGACCGGCGAGGACCGCTGGCGCGTCATTCCGGCGGGCATCATGGCGCAGGGGGAAACCGACGCGGGCCTGTATCGTCGGATGGTGGACGAGAACCTGATCCGCAAGGACGTGAGTTTTGCCGAGATGGCGCAACTGGCCCGCGCCTATGCGGACGAGGGGGTCGAGGGTTGCGCCGATCTGGATCAGGCGGTCAACGTTCTTTATGCCAGCGTCGCGCCGCAAAAGCGGTCGTACATCCGGCGTTTCGCGCTGGTCATGGCGCGGCTGGACAAGGTGCTGGACCATCCCTCTGCGATGTCGCGGGCCGTTGGTCTGGCGCTGGCCGACCGGTTGGAGGCGGAGCCGGATTTCGCCGCTGAGGTCAGGCGCGCCCTGCAGGCACATCCGGGCCGCGATGCCGCGCGCGAGGTGGCGATCCTGCGCGATCTGTTGGCGGCGCAATCCGCGCCGGTGCCCGAAAAGGGCAGGGGGGCCCCGCGCGGGCGGCGGGGGCGCGTGGCGCTGTCGGTGCCGGTCGGGCCCGGCGTGCGGGCGACGGCGACCCAGGGCAAGATGGAGCTGCGGGCCGATCTGGATTTCGGGGCCGTGGATCGGGGGCGGCTGGAACGCGCGATCGAGGCCTTCTGGAAGGAGATCGACGCAGGCTGATTTCCCCGCGGGGAAAGCGGTTCACCGAACCTTCATCTTGTCGTGGTCAGTCTTCGCAAAGGCCCGGCGCCCGATCACGCGGGCGCGCACGAAGTGTTGACTGCCCCGACGCTTCCCCGCTGCGCCCAATCTGGTAGCCCTTGGGTCCGCACGAAGGAGACCGTGATGATCGCTGCCCCTGCACCGCTGGCCCCGCCCGCGGCCCTGTCCCTGTTCGAAAGAACGCGCGCCCGCACCGACCGGCTGGCGGCACCGCTGACGCCCGAGGACATGATGCTGCAAAGCATGGAGGATGCGTCCCCCGCGAAATGGCACCTGGCCCATACCACATGGTTCTTCGAGGAATTCATCCTGCGCCCACGGGTGGGCAATTATGCCTCGCCCGATGACAGATTCGCGTTTCTTTTCAACAGCTATTACGTGCAGGCCGGTCCCCGGCACGCGCGCGACAAGCGGGGGCTGGTGTCGCGGCCCGGCGGGCAGGCCGTGCGCGACTACCGCGCCCATGTCGAGGACGCGCTGAGCGATCTGCTGGCGTCGGGGCGCGACGATCTGGACGATATCGCCACCCTGGTCGAGCTGGGCTGCCACCACGAGATGCAGCATCAGGAATTGCTGGTGACGGACCTGCTGCACGGGCTGTCGCACAATCCGCTGCTGCCGGTCTACCGCGACCCGGAGCCGATGCCGGTGACCCAGGAGGTGCCGCTGCGCTGGACCGGGCATGCCGGCGGCCTGGTCGAGATCGGCCACGACGGCGCGGGCTTTGCCTATGATTGCGAGGGGCCGCGACATCAGGTCTTTGTCGCGCCCTATCAGATTGCGGACCGGCCCGTGACCAACCGCGACTGGATCGGTTTCATGGCGGATGGCGGCTATGCCGCAGCGCAGCATTGGCTGATGGAGGGGCACGCCGTGGCCACCCGCGAAGGCTGGGCGCATCCGCTTTATTGGTGGGAACAGGACGGGGTCTGGTGGACCTATACCCTGCGCGGGCCGCAGCCCGTCG harbors:
- a CDS encoding ParB N-terminal domain-containing protein, which encodes MSRKRRMFDIDLPEDASPEIPEDREAKARRGPMATAIGEAGAAARHRAEVEADIRAENDALAHELVRLKKLGLVTDLIAVEAVRTTRLTRDRHLSDDLDLGDLKASLRDIGLSNPIRVAPDGQGGYELVQGLRRLTAYRELLAETGEDRWRVIPAGIMAQGETDAGLYRRMVDENLIRKDVSFAEMAQLARAYADEGVEGCADLDQAVNVLYASVAPQKRSYIRRFALVMARLDKVLDHPSAMSRAVGLALADRLEAEPDFAAEVRRALQAHPGRDAAREVAILRDLLAAQSAPVPEKGRGAPRGRRGRVALSVPVGPGVRATATQGKMELRADLDFGAVDRGRLERAIEAFWKEIDAG
- the egtB gene encoding ergothioneine biosynthesis protein EgtB, with product MIAAPAPLAPPAALSLFERTRARTDRLAAPLTPEDMMLQSMEDASPAKWHLAHTTWFFEEFILRPRVGNYASPDDRFAFLFNSYYVQAGPRHARDKRGLVSRPGGQAVRDYRAHVEDALSDLLASGRDDLDDIATLVELGCHHEMQHQELLVTDLLHGLSHNPLLPVYRDPEPMPVTQEVPLRWTGHAGGLVEIGHDGAGFAYDCEGPRHQVFVAPYQIADRPVTNRDWIGFMADGGYAAAQHWLMEGHAVATREGWAHPLYWWEQDGVWWTYTLRGPQPVALDAPVVHVSYYEAEAYARWAGARLPTEAEHELAFRDLPIAGNFLDDGALRPLPGAGIWGDVWEWTSSPFTPYPGFRPPEGALGEYNGKFMVNQMVLRGGSCATPRDQMRPSYRTFFYPNQRWQMMGLRLARDV